CTTTAAAAAGTTGCTTTAAACAGGAGCTGTTTAAAAGCCAACCAAATCCACTCAAATTGCTTCAGAGGCCCCTGTTAGTATATCTGTGCTAATAAAGGTCAATAAATAACCAAGTAAACCGGCTTCACCGAGGAACGTATTCATCTGTGGAGCCTTATTAAGATAGTCTAAGtgcagggtgtgtgtgcatgtcaccATCTGTCTTTTACAGGGTGCAGAACAGTAAAAGGTCCTGATATTTACCATGCGGCTCTTTATGAATAATGTGACATTCCACACATAGTGATTAGTGCCAAATTACGGTCCATACGTGGGCCTAAATGAAGTGTTCACAGATGTCTGCCAATGCAGGGGCTTCAGACCTCTAATCCCAAAACTGTAGTTTAACATCTTACGAACGCCTTTGAATTTTATGAAACAAATTTTTACATTAAGGGACCAATTACCCACCGTTTGCTGCGATAAGGATGTGGTGCTGTGACTAAAGTAATGTCTTAAATACAAATGTTTATAGTATATAAATGTTGTAGAAAGACAAACTCCCTCCTTGCTGCTTAAAATCTCACACTAATAACAGGAGCTGCATCAGACCAGGACCTTCAGTTTACAACCACGTCTGCAACTCTGGGATTTAGAACATTTCTGTGAGGATGCAGTGTAAATGTTGTATATCATTAATGAACTCATTGTTTCACTGCAGGAAGTGGATGaaataattaacaaaatgttcataataatgacaaaatgaaTTACAGAGGTGATGAAAAAGATGTCGATGAAGATGCGTATAAGAAGACAAATGtcctcaacatttttaaaatattttgcaaaTGTGTAACAGAAATTCTTATCAATGTAGATAACATTAAGTCAGTCATTATAAAGAGGATGCCACATagatttgttttacatattaaCTGTGTTGTGATGATGGTTAAAAATTCATTCAGAGGAAGCTGAAACTTTGAACTTATTCCAACCACAATGGATTGTCACACTGCAGACCATCCACAGCGCTTTATATTCTTCTTATTTTATTACATCAGCATCAGCAGTTCTATCCAAAACCTCATCGGTAGAGACATCAGTGAACTCGGTGTTGTTTAGGTTAAACAGAAAGTTATGAGCGGCTGTTTCATGCCTTGTAATTTTCTTGACGAATGGCCGTCCATGGCTTGAACTGACAAGTTTatacacttaaaaaaatacagcGCCGTTGTGACAGGTGGTTGCTGCAAACCATGTATTACATAATGAGTCCATTGGCGATGGAGAGAAATTACATTAATAGCGTCACGCCTTCAGGTCTTCGTTGTGACCTCACAGAAATTCATATGGCAGCTTTTAATCCCTTGCGGTCAGTGCAATcgtaaaccacacacacacacacgtatgtcaAATTCCCATCTGGACACCCGTGGCATAGTCTACAGTGACCCGTGGACTTCATCGGATAACACCTTCATCCGTCCACACATTCAGACTACTGCACTGGCATACAATAAATGGCAGCAGCTGTTTGTGAAATGTTGAGTTTAAGAAATTAGATTAATTAGGTTGTTCCTGCTTTAACACCTCAGGCCTGCGCAGCTCCAGCTGTGAGACCACTTGATTTATCGCTCCCCAGTTTGTGACACCCCCTACACGCAgtgttacatttatttgtcaaagtcatttttatgcCAAGAAAcccagagagacagaaaaaatagaGGTTTGAGTCAAACTAGTGCATTTGTTTTATGACGCCTTTCAAGGTTGGGTCACTTATTCGTGTCTTTTCCCAGTCCTCtggcgccacctggtggtgacAAACTAAAGCGCTTCTCGATGAATTACGACGCCACGcttaatcttaaaaaaaaattgtttattagCAATCACAGGGAAAGAATGCATAACATCGATAGGAGCATTTGAGGGAATAAAAATGCCAACTTCTTATTTACAGAGTTTGCAATTGAATGTGAGTATGGTAGCACATGCACATACAAATTGCAAATAGGCTATATATTATTACACAGGTTTCCCAAATCACCCACAGTCACCCAAAATTTTACAGCCCCTCCCTGCTGCTGTGGTCCCAACAGTCGATATTTATTACAACGATCACCGACAGACACAGAACAACGTGATATAACACAGACGATGGATTTGGAAGCGATGCTAGTGAAATGCAGAGGCGATGTATGCCTACATACAAAGTTGTAGCCGAAAAGGATGACTCATCCCGATCACACACGTAGAAAACATGATCAAAGTGCACCAGCCGAGCAAAAGGCAGATTAATATAGAGTGGTCTAATGTGTGAGTAATCATTGTCTCGTCGCTGAAAAGAAGAGTCCGTCAACGAGAGACGTGTTGACCTTGGACTGCTAAGGCTTAGACAAAAAGACGTCAGGGCGTGGCGAGGCATGGAGGACATCAAGTGTCTTGAGGCTCGAGCAATTAAACTCTCCTATGTGAGTTCAGCCATCATGACGAACGCCAGCTTTCGATCATCCATCCCGAACAAAATAGGGATTACGAAGCAGATATGGAATGGGTGtgccaatttaaaaaaaaacacaaaaaatcttTAACAACCTGAGCAAAAGTTGGCCCAGATTTCAGGCTACGTAACAGCATCACAGGCTAACAGCATTCAGCCAaacaaaaagtaacattttcCCCTTCGGCCTCTCATCCCTCCCatcaattttttcttttttcctcagaCATCGTGTGTTTACGTGATCAGAAAACGTAAAAATGAGATTGTCATGGGTTGGTGTTCAGAGTAATGAGCGGATTTATACTCCGTCCGTTCTGTGTTTATTCATAACAGCGGATTACATGTTGCATTGGGTAATAACTGTCTGACTGAAGGCACTTAAAACTCTGATGACCTAACTTCGGATTCTGCCTCCGACCTCCTGACAAACACTCTCTTACTTTCACTTCTTCTTTAGGTCTTGTGTAAACTTTAAGTCACTGAATAAAACAGATATTTCCATATACCAGCAATTAAAATGGAGACAACGTCACTACGAGTTCATGGGGAATTGAAGGCATTAGCGTAGGTAgctatgactttttttttggcaaatacATATTAAGTACAATCACACCCTTGTGACATAAACACATGTTTACATGTGGATTACAGCTCTATTCAGGTGTACCCGGGTAACAGTACACCGAAACATCTTAGAGAATCACTTCGAAGAGAACAGAAGCtttttgaaagacaaataaagaataaatccTTCATGATTCACAGACAAATGTCTGTGTCTGCGACAAACGACAGAAGAAAAGGCATGATGGGCACGGACATTCCACCTTCTAGTATGGTACTGAAATGAGACTTCAGGTATCTGGGCTGGTGGTAGTGTTTGTAGGGGGGCTACACATTGGTGGTAGTGTACTGGGAGGTGCAGGTGTTGACGGTAGTGAGCAGAGAGAGCTGGATTACTTCACACAGGCAGTGGAAGGGATGGCTGTCGAGGACCCATGACGCTGACGCGTCACTTTCAGCTTCTCCGCGATTTTGAATGCTGGATGAGCCACTGCAGCGTGATATCTGCACCGAGGGGGGGGACAGTAAGATGTTTTACGACCTCAACAGGCCCATATATTGTCAAACACTTTGTGATGATAGATCATGTAAATTGCTTCTGTACCTATATTGTCTTTCTCTTTGCAGGAGACAGAGTAGCAGCAGATCTCTCGGTCTTGAATAGCAGACAGGTTCCTGAAAAATAAACCCAATATGCAATTGGGGTTCGAATGATTGTCCCTCCATTCCATGGATATTTCATGTGATCAGTGAATACGTCATTCCAAACAATGGTTATAAATATGATTTTCACAATATGCATGACTTCTTTTAGATTAGTTAGCTGAACTGGACAGAATTAGACTAGGTTCTGATGTCTGAAAAGTTCATCATAACTAGAACGCCTTACATTTTTTCAATGAGTTGTTTCTCGTCAAGTGCGTTGGGTAGGTCTCGTTTGTTACCCAGTACCAAAACCTgaggtgaaaaagaaaaaaaaaagtaccagtAATACCGCTCTGTTACAATACAAATGAAGGGATTTAGTCAAAACATCAACACTCATTAcataaagtttttatttatttatatatgtatttttccCCCTAACTTTCCAGTTGAAGTGTTAGAACAAACTTCATTGAAGGTTTATGGAAGTTGATCTACATGTTGAACAATGCTGCCTCCATGAGTTGAGTAAAGGAATTGCATACTCAATTTGTGTACTGTCCATGGAGCCAAATATGACATATTTCTAGACATAAGGCACGGGCTGCATAAAATCAAACCTCAGGCTATGCTTGGCCTGCAGACCGGACTTTGGACACGACTGACTCAAGATTACGTCGTCAAGCCTGAGTCACTACAGTTCATTAGCTGCAGTGATTAGTAATTATGAGTTCATTGATCGTGACAACAATCAGGGAGACCCTCTGAAATCAAACTGGAGAACCACGTTGAGCCTATATTATCACAAATATATGGGCGTAAGACCAAAACTGTTTGCTTACAGGAATTCCTTGCAACTGTGGTTTTTCTAGAAGGTTGTGGAGTTCATTTCTGGAGGCTTCTATCTTCTCTTTGTCTGCTGCATCCACCATGTAACTGTGAAGGGGATAAAAATACTGCATGAGTTAGGTGGTTCTAAAGCATATGTTTGAATGAATCTACCTGCTCAAATCTGGAGAGACCTCAAACTTACACAATAGCATTGACTCCTCTACAGTAGCGCTCCCACATGCTTCTGAAGCGGGGCTGTCCACCTATGTCCCATATCTAAAGCAAAAAAGCTAAATATAATCACAACAGCACCACAGACTGTACCACCACTGTATGAGCGCTGGTCTAATGTGAAACTCATTTGAGTGAAAGCATCAAGATGGAAACTTGTAGCATTACTTACCTTTATTGTCACGTTGCCTTTAGTGACTTTGCGCATGTTGAACCCGACTGTGGGAATCATGTCTTCACTGAACTGGCCTGACTGTAAAAGACGGAACAAGCAGGAATCATCAGAAGCATGTCAACTGGCAAAAAGGTCCTGAAAGATGGGAATTAGTGCATCTGAtctatatgtatttatttatgcatcATATGCATTTGTGAACATACCTGAATGTTACATGTATGTAGAATCTGATTTAAATTAAGTCTTTTCTGTGCACAGGTTCCAAGTGTCACTGATATGGTGGGAACAAAAACATGAGGACTTGAGCAACTGTAAAGTTTGAAATGGAGTCACGGGATAAAGCCAATCCATTAACCTCAAAGGGAAAATGAACTTTTAGTACATGTGGTGAAATTCACTTCCTTCTTTTAAGCAGCTTTCAAAATGTTaaccagggctcgaaattaactttttttcttggtagcactgatgctcccaaatttagaagttagtagcaccagcaaagactttaggagcacctacccaaaagcaaggcagcaAGGCAGATAGAGACCATTCCGTCCATCTCtgttccgcgcgcctctctccctcacccagtagagcagccgcagttgcgctctcattgtttcctggcaggaccggggtctcacaaaaaaaggcgaaccagattttttttccctagtcgcactggtgctcccaaatatatccaatagtcgcactgataaaaatttgggcgcatacacgaccaaaatgggcgcaatttcgagccctgttaACACATTATTGATGTAAATATTTTGAACACATAAAGCAAGTGTTAAACATAATTTCTGaattaacatcaaacacatAAGTAATAGAGTTGTTTCATTTTGGCttatgctgatgtgaccctcggtgaaaatgagtttgacacccctgatgtaCACGATAAGATCTCACCAGCTGAGTTTCAAAGACTATGACAAGACCTTAAACAAGCCTCACACACCATGTGTAACTATTGCAGGAACTCCATATTTGTCTTCTTTACCTGCATGAGAGGAGCTTCTTTTTCACAGCTAAAGAATTTTGACACAAACTGCTTGGAACTACCTCTGGGTAGCTCATCTGCATGCTTGTGGttcttgggtgttttttttaaaattatgatcATCTGAAAGCAATCTAATTTCCAAAATCCACGTGTTGTTTTGGCTTGAACCCAAAATTGAatcacctcttcctccttacaAGAACCACTTCTccaaaaaacaactgaaaaccaTTTACTTTATTCTGCAACACGGCAACCTGTAATGAAAACACATCTTCCTTGGAGGACTTAATCATAAACCCGATCATTTCTGTGATTGTGTCGCATTGCACGAAGCACATGATGGTCACAAAAAGATTGCTGTCAGTGGATACATGCACCACACCCCTAAGAAAAACTAATATCTGTAACCATAATCTTGTGGAGTTGTCCATAGTTCAGAGCATAAAATGTTATATGTTGGAGGAAACATTAACTGCTCAATTACATTATATCTGACAGAGAAAACTGGACGTTTAAATTCAGCAAAATTTGCTGTAAATGGATAATTTGCTTTTCCGTCTGGGAGCACTTTTATATTCAGGAGGAGGAGATAAATCACCTATTCCTCACTCTAACATATTTCTTACACAAGGGCAGGTGATAAGATAAATAACCTAATGGTAGGTGATGAAGTTATCCCTTCTATACGGATCTCTTTAGTTGTGTAAAGAATAGTTTATTATTAGCCCAGCAGGAGCAaccacagcagcagctgccATCAGAGAGGTGCTGAAGTAGCTTGAGCTATTACTGCTTTAAAGGGAGGTAAATAAAAGTGGACCAGAAGGTTGGCCCCCACCCTGAAGAAGGAAGGATGACTGATCACAATGACATGTTGTGAGGGTGTGGACTATATGACATCACTGACTGTGTCTCAATGGTTGCTGACCTTGAAGAGGGCATCACAATAAGGACCAGAGAATTTATGTCCACAGACAAAGATGTCTCTGAAATGTGGGTTGACCATAACTTCCATCAGTAGATTAGTCACAgaatagctaaaaaaaaaccccaaacacttCACAAAttcaaatgtgttcattaatgtAAAAGTAAGGCAGAAATACGGAAACTaattaaaagacacacacacacctttaggGCTCGTTCAAAACCTATGTGAAATTCAAAGTcaatgagaggaggagaagttGATATAGACCACTTTCGGATGGACCAGGGTAACCCTGTATGCCCCTTTGGTGGAGGCCATAAAAAATGCATCTGGAGTCACAGTGGCTGTCAAAATCAATTAAGAAACTCTTCAGTTGGTAAGTAATTTTGGAATGCTTGAAGCCTCAAGATGAACACTTGCCCTTTTAATCCATGAATCACATTAACATGATGCCATCTATGAATAAGCATGCGTTCATTTCCGATCATGAGTCCTACAACCAATCCAGTGCTTTGGAATCAAAAATTCAACCTTTTTCATAAAAAGATCTCAAATATTGATGCAAAGTTTGTGCAGGAAATGTGCCCAGTTTAAGTGACCTAAAAAAGGCTGTGTGAGGGAGGAAAGCCGCTTTGTTCCAGCCTCATTACTCATCACATGACATGACCACAACAGAGCCGGGCAGGAATGTGTGCGCAGACCTGGGGGGAGCCTACGTGATAGTGGATACACCTAGACAAAACTAAAACGAGTTTAAACAGTATCTACCTGGGAAGGTGTTTATTGATCTAGATCCAACAACAAAAGGGAAATAGACTAAACAGAAGCCATTAATACGAGATCATTCAATGCAGGGGTATATTGTTAAATTATAGAAATATTCTATGGCCACCGTGGATCCAGGCCTCGTCTTTTTCAGGATGACGCAGACTGTTTACAAACTAGTAGCTCATGTTGACAACATATCATATTCCTCCTTCTGATACGCTAGCTGCTATGACAAAGACGTGCGTTCACATGACCGCTTTCGCAAGTCCGATGATTTCGTCATTAGAGAAACAACATTAACCAGTGTTGGCAATTTGCTCGGTGTTGGCACCGCAGCAGCCGCACCGGTTCACGGACACCGGCGATACCCGGTCAAACTGTGATGTCGAGTAAAAACAAAGCCTTTCAAAGTCCGTGACgcttaaacatttatttatttatttatttttttaaattgtccacAGCTTCTTCCAGTTCTTAGTCTTGGCCCATAGTTACAGTGCTCGTGTGCTAGCTAACGTTACTCACTGCTATCACGTTGACAAACGTGGTTTTTCCGGAGTACTGAAGTCCCACTAATGTCAGTTCCATCTCTTCTTTCCAAAAGAGGGACCTGAACCAGTCCAAAAGCCGGTTTATGAGAGCCAACATCTTGGGTAGCACGGAGGTCGCAGTCGCTGCAGCCGTCTGGGTGAGATTTGACTAGCAGTCGATACAGGAAGTAGCTAACTGCTTCGTCATGTCATGTGATGCGATGTGATCCTCCAGTTCTGCAGCCACTCAGTCAGGCGAGGCGCGGGCACGTCTCGGGAGCGCGCGTCATGACCGGAACCAGTATGACAGTGAACGAGAACACACGGCAAGAAACACGATGTAGGTTATTAAGGCTTTATGAATTTAACATTCATATAATTCCTTTAAACTATTTATACGTGAATAGGTTGGGGCACAGGTCCCTAGCACTAACATCATGTGTTGatttgtttaattgttttttagttttagaagaagaagcagaaatttgtacattattatttttgatataAAAGCCATTTCTTCGTtatcttttgtttcattttcatttttaaaaaagtttattcacaaaaaaattacaaaataatcactttcACATGAAATTCACATTCAGAAACAATTAATACtaggaaaataataaactaaacgAAATATAATTGTAGTCATTAACTTATGTTTGAACgtccttcattcattcaaatgcaAATCAGCGCACATTGTTAATATCGAAGGATGGAGCTCTTTGTAGTTGTGACAACTTTTAGAAAAAACcttgtattttattgatttttcttcGGAATATGTTTTGCTGATGCGCAAAACTATCATGCATTTTGCAACATTAgtcattaaatattttccttACTTTCATGCATGTTACATATCTTCCCCTCTCATAGACACACTTTTAAACAAGTATATTAgcaaagagaatgaaaaataaattatggtTTGCATATTAAAACCAAATCCAACTCTCACTGTCCACACTTGAC
This sequence is a window from Antennarius striatus isolate MH-2024 chromosome 5, ASM4005453v1, whole genome shotgun sequence. Protein-coding genes within it:
- the arl8bb gene encoding ADP-ribosylation factor-like 8Bb, which gives rise to MLALINRLLDWFRSLFWKEEMELTLVGLQYSGKTTFVNVIASGQFSEDMIPTVGFNMRKVTKGNVTIKIWDIGGQPRFRSMWERYCRGVNAIVYMVDAADKEKIEASRNELHNLLEKPQLQGIPVLVLGNKRDLPNALDEKQLIEKMNLSAIQDREICCYSVSCKEKDNIDITLQWLIQHSKSRRS